The Eretmochelys imbricata isolate rEreImb1 chromosome 19, rEreImb1.hap1, whole genome shotgun sequence genome contains a region encoding:
- the MAP3K6 gene encoding mitogen-activated protein kinase kinase kinase 6 isoform X2 produces the protein MDGESRPGSAERAGSYWQDPLAMAIAPSKPVAGAPGRRGSSSRSRALRVVYVLGGGSAESLPLRCLRDACREVRAELETVPFGTLALGDTGPLDCFYNADVAVVEVSNSLCQPTLFYHLGVRESFSMTNNVLLCCHTDLPDLQALKEDICQKNSDCCGTYTFIPYVVTAQNKVLCCDASTMKCLTELFQPSFNVEAFFTPLAGRLAKLLEGTPTNSCGYFREMIRQDIRKAREMYSGEQLSRELANIQQRLDNVELLSLDIVMNLLLSYRDVQDYDAIIRLVEMLQALPTCDVAEQHNIRFHYTFALERRNQPGDREKALSVLLPVVERREGAAPDLYCMCGRIYKDLFIGSGFTDTEKRDQAYYWYSKAFDTEPSLHSGINSAVLLIAAGHQFETSVELRQIGVKLSCLLGNKGSVEKMQYYWDVGFYLGSWILANDLSKVIRASEKLYKLNAPVWYLTSVMETFLLYKHFKTCPEIKTPNQEQADFWMGILLASCQPFVSTECCPVLILELTKVLQPAQLTVRNSEAEKSVTLCHICPPEERGISSWTFPASSIRGISISKCDERCCFLYVLHTAEDFQLYFPTQHHCQWFCKLIHSFVAELAVGGEEAGDGPDEDLEYDYEYTETGDRVILGKGTYGVVYAGRDLSNQVRIAIKEIPERDSRYSQPLHEEIALHKRLQHRNIVQYLGSISQDGFIKIFMEEVPGGSLSSLLRSKWGPLKANEPTIVFYTRQILEGLQYLHDNQIVHRDIKGDNVLINTYSGVLKISDFGTSKRLAGMSPSAETFTGTLQYMAPEIIDQGPRGYGKPADIWSLGCTVIEMATGHPPFYELGCPQAAMFKVGMFKMHPEVPDSMSGAAKAFILQCFEVDPDKRAPAAALLQEPFLTAPSRKKARSQAVPAAEGGTPGAASSPASEWAPAAEGASEARSPPLPIKAPRTAAKADSSSPAHSSSKVAQRCSYLGSSPTPEENGGMFLLKKDSERRATLHQILTEEQPSIVAALVEAQSQSWEGGRLSSEHIAQLVSCLKSYIGSPSRRQLSQDLLGLQALLWAEGLSLRHVQVPLFSFQDTVKQLLRQHQIKPHWMFALDNLMGQAVQAAFTILVTELRVKPQPPLGKAHEGGSDDEAEEDPEAQGAAPPPSQPSVGTGSSGISSGTSTELGFRPPPADSLPLLQQLSRLRVETGRLLEALLEKEREWQRQLQRALRAAEQDAKALQGSEPRALAAHPRGPQQGAVDALLIAWLQSHGADEAATETFLQHGFTLPDLLTCATRDDLLYTGIRGGLVCKLWGAIQEHRKSLAKQVQREAA, from the exons ATGGACGGGGAGAGCAGGCCGGGAAGCGCGGAGCGGGCGGGGAGCTACTGGCAGGACCCCCTGGCCATGGCCATCGCCCCCAGCAAGCCGGTGGCCGGCGCCCCGGGCCGCCGGGGGAGCAGCAGCCGGAGCCGGGCTCTCCGCGTGGTCTACGTCCTCGGCGGGGGCTCGGCCGAGTCCCTGCCCCTGCGCTGCCTGCGGGACGCCTGCCGGGAGGTGCGGGCGGAGCTGGAGACGGTGCCCTTCGGCACCCTGGCGCTGGGCGACACGGGCCCCCTGGACTGCTTCTACAACGCCG ATGTGGCTGTGGTGGAAGTGAGCAACTCCTTGTGCCAGCCCACGCTCTTCTACCACCTCGGGGTGCGGGAGAGCTTCAGCATGACCAACAACGTCCTCCTGTGCTGCCACACTGACCTTCCGGACCTGCAGGCCCTCAAG GAGGATATCTGCCAGAAGAACTCC GACTGCTGCGGCACTTACACCTTCATCCCCTACGTGGTGACAGCCCAGAACAAAGTCCTGTGCTGTGATGCTAGCACCATGAAGTGCCTGACGGAGCTCTTCCAGCCCAGCTTCAATGTGGAGGCCTTCTTCACCCCCCTGGCGGGGCGTCTGGCCAAGCTGCTGGAGGGCACCCCCACCAACTCCTG CGGCTATTTCCGGGAGATGATCCGCCAGGACATCCGCAAGGCCCGGGAGATGTACAGCGGGGAGCAGCTGAGCCGGGAGCTGGCCAACATCCAGCAGCGCCTGGACAATGTGGAGCTCCTCAGCCTGGACATCGTCATGAACCTCCTCCTGTCCTATCGGGACGTGCAG GACTACGACGCCATCATCAGGCTGGTGGAGatgctccaggccctgcccacCTGCGACGTGGCCGAACAGCACAACATCCGCTTCCACTACACCTTCGCCCTCGAAAG GCGGAACCAGCCTGGGGACCGGGAGAAGGCGCTTTCCGTGCTCCTGCCGGTGGTGGAGAGGCGAGAAGGGGCGGCGCCCGACCTGTACTGCATGTGCGGCCGCATTTACAAGGACCTGTTCATCGGCTCCGGCTTCACGGACACGGAGAAAAGGGACCAGGCCTATTACTG GTACAGCAAAGCCTTTGACACGGAGCCGAGCCTCCACTCTGGGATTAACTCTGCTGTCCTGCTCATAGCAGCCGGGCACCAGTTTGAAACCTCCGTGGAGCTCCGGCAAATAG GCGTGAAGCTGAGCTGCCTTCTGGGCAATAAGGGCAGCGTGGAGAAGATGCAGTATTACTGGGATGTGGGCTTCTACCTGGGCTCCTGGATCCTGGCCAACGACCTCAGCAAAGTCATCCGGGCCTCGGAGAAGCTCTACAAGCTCAATGCCCCTGTCTG GTACCTGACCTCCGTCATGGAGACCTTCCTCTTGTACAAACACTTCAAGACCTGCCCGGAGATCAAGACGCCCAACCAGGAGCAGGCTGACTTCTGGATGGGCATCCTGCTGGCGTCCTGCCAGCCCTTCGTCTCCACGGAGTGCTGCCCG GTGCTGATTCTGGAGCTGACCAAagtcctgcagccagcccagctgaCGGTGCGCAATAGCGAGGCTGAAAAGTCGGTGACGCTGTGCCACATCTGCCCCCCAGAGGAG AGAGGGATCTCCAGCTGGACCTTTCCGGCTTCCTCCATCCGTGGAATCAG catctCCAAATGTGACGAGCGCTGCTGCTTCCTATACGTGCTGCACACGGCCGAGGATTTCCAGCTGTACTTCCCCACCCAGCACCACTGCCAATG GTTCTGCAAGCTGATTCACTCCTTCGTGGCCGAGCTGGCAGTGGGGGGCGAGGAGGCGGGCGACGGCCCAGACGAGGACCTGGAG TACGACTACGAATATACGGAGACGGGCGACAGGGTGATCCTGGGCAAGGGGACCTATGGGGTTGTCTACGCCGGGCGGGACCTCAGCAACCAGGTGCGCATCGCCATCAAGGAGATCCCGGAGCGGGACAGCAG GTACTCTCAGCCCCTGCACGAGGAGATCGCCCTGCACAAGCGTCTGCAACACCGGAACATCGTCCAGTACCTGGGCTCCATCAGCCAGGACGGCTTCATCAAGATCTTCATGGAGGAGGTGCCGGGAG GGAGCCTCTCGTCCCTCCTGCGCTCCAAGTGGGGCCCCCTGAAGGCCAACGAGCCCACCATCGTGTTCTACACCAGGCAGATCCTGGAGGGGCTGCAGTACCTGCATGACAACCAGATCGTCCACCGGGACATCAAG GGAGACAACGTCCTTATCAACACCTACAGCGGGGTGCTGAAGATCTCTGACTTCGGGACCTCCAAGAGGCTGGCTGGGATGAGCCCCAGCGCAGAGACCTTCACAG GCACCCTGCAGTACATGGCCCCAGAGATCATCGACCAGGGCCCCCGAGGCTATGGGAAGCCGGCTGATATCTGGTCCCTGGGCTGCACCGTCATCGAGATGGCCACGGGCCACCCCCCGTTCTATGAGCTGGGCTGCCCACAGGCCGCCATGTTCAAG GTGGGCATGTTCAAGATGCACCCCGAGGTGCCTGACTCCATGTCGGGGGCAGCCAAGGCCTTCATCCTCCAGTGCTTTGAGGTGGATCCGGATAAGCGGGCGCCCGCCGCAGCCCTGCTCCAGGAGCCCTTCCTGACAGCACCCAGCAGGAAGAAAGCCAGGAGCCAGGCTgtgccagctgcagagggaggcacaCCGGGGGCGG ccagctctcctgcctcTGAGTGGGCCCCTGCAGCAGAGGGGGCCAGCGAGGCCAggagcccccccctccccataaaGGCCCCCAGGACAGCTGCCAAGGCAGACAGCAGCTCGccagcccacagctccagcaAGGTGGCCCAGAGATGCAGCTACCTGGG tagctcccccacccccgaggaGAACGGCGGCATGTTCCTGCTGAAGAAAGACAGCGAGCGCAGGGCCACCCTGCACCAGATCCTGACGGAGGAGCAGCCCAGCATCGTGGCCGCCTTGGTGGAGGCCCAGAGCCAG agctgggaaggagggaggctctCCTCGGAGCACATCGCCCAGCTGGTGTCCTGCCTCAAGAGCTACATCGGCTCCCCCAGCCGCCGGCAGCTCAGCCAGGACCTGCTGGGGCTCCAGGCCCTGCTGTGGGCGGAGGGCCTGAGCCTTCGCCACGTGCAGGTGCCGCTCTTCAGCTTCCAGGACACG GTGAAGCAGCTCCTACGGCAGCACCAGATCAAGCCGCACTGGATGTTCGCCCTGGACAACCTCATGGGCCAGGCCGTGCAGGCGGCTTTCACCATCCTTGTGACGG AACTCCGGGTGAAGCCGCAGCCTCCCCTGGGCAAAGCCCATGAAGGTGGCAGCGACGACGAGGCGGAGGAAGATCCGGAGGCGCAGGGGGCAGCTCCTCCCCCGAGCCAGCCCAGCGTGGGGACGGGCAGCTCTGGTATTAGCAGCGGCACCAGCACCGAGCTGGGCTTCCGTCCCCCCCCGGCGGACTCCCTGCCactcctgcagcagctcagccGCCTCCGCGTGGAGACGGGCAG GCTGCTGGAGGCGTTGCTGGAGAAGGAGCGAGAgtggcagaggcagctgcagagggcgctccgggcCGCGGAGCAGGATGCCAAGGCTCTGCAGGGATCCGAGCCCCGAG CCTTGGCCGCGCACCCCCGggggccccagcagggggcggtGGACGCCCTCCTCATTGCCTGGTTACAGAGCCACGGAGCGGATGAGGCTGCGACCGAGACG TTCCTGCAGCATGGCTTCACCCTGCCCGACCTGCTGACCTGCGCCACCCGCGATGACCTGCTTTACACCGGCATCAG AGGGGGGCTGGTGTGCAAGCTATGGGGAGCCATCCAGGAGCACCGGAAATCCCTGGCCAAGCAGGTGCAACGGGAAGCCGCGTGA
- the MAP3K6 gene encoding mitogen-activated protein kinase kinase kinase 6 isoform X3, translating to MDGESRPGSAERAGSYWQDPLAMAIAPSKPVAGAPGRRGSSSRSRALRVVYVLGGGSAESLPLRCLRDACREVRAELETVPFGTLALGDTGPLDCFYNADVAVVEVSNSLCQPTLFYHLGVRESFSMTNNVLLCCHTDLPDLQALKEDICQKNSDCCGTYTFIPYVVTAQNKVLCCDASTMKCLTELFQPSFNVEAFFTPLAGRLAKLLEGTPTNSCGYFREMIRQDIRKAREMYSGEQLSRELANIQQRLDNVELLSLDIVMNLLLSYRDVQDYDAIIRLVEMLQALPTCDVAEQHNIRFHYTFALERRNQPGDREKALSVLLPVVERREGAAPDLYCMCGRIYKDLFIGSGFTDTEKRDQAYYWYSKAFDTEPSLHSGINSAVLLIAAGHQFETSVELRQIGVKLSCLLGNKGSVEKMQYYWDVGFYLGSWILANDLSKVIRASEKLYKLNAPVWYLTSVMETFLLYKHFKTCPEIKTPNQEQADFWMGILLASCQPFVSTECCPVLILELTKVLQPAQLTVRNSEAEKSVTLCHICPPEERGISSWTFPASSIRGISISKCDERCCFLYVLHTAEDFQLYFPTQHHCQWFCKLIHSFVAELAVGGEEAGDGPDEDLEYDYEYTETGDRVILGKGTYGVVYAGRDLSNQVRIAIKEIPERDSRYSQPLHEEIALHKRLQHRNIVQYLGSISQDGFIKIFMEEVPGGSLSSLLRSKWGPLKANEPTIVFYTRQILEGLQYLHDNQIVHRDIKGDNVLINTYSGVLKISDFGTSKRLAGMSPSAETFTGTLQYMAPEIIDQGPRGYGKPADIWSLGCTVIEMATGHPPFYELGCPQAAMFKVGMFKMHPEVPDSMSGAAKAFILQCFEVDPDKRAPAAALLQEPFLTAPSRKKARSQAVPAAEGGTPGAASSPASEWAPAAEGASEARSPPLPIKAPRTAAKADSSSPAHSSSKVAQRCSYLGAAEEPAGLDCSSSPTPEENGGMFLLKKDSERRATLHQILTEEQPSIVAALVEAQSQVKQLLRQHQIKPHWMFALDNLMGQAVQAAFTILVTELRVKPQPPLGKAHEGGSDDEAEEDPEAQGAAPPPSQPSVGTGSSGISSGTSTELGFRPPPADSLPLLQQLSRLRVETGRLLEALLEKEREWQRQLQRALRAAEQDAKALQGSEPRALAAHPRGPQQGAVDALLIAWLQSHGADEAATETFLQHGFTLPDLLTCATRDDLLYTGIRGGLVCKLWGAIQEHRKSLAKQVQREAA from the exons ATGGACGGGGAGAGCAGGCCGGGAAGCGCGGAGCGGGCGGGGAGCTACTGGCAGGACCCCCTGGCCATGGCCATCGCCCCCAGCAAGCCGGTGGCCGGCGCCCCGGGCCGCCGGGGGAGCAGCAGCCGGAGCCGGGCTCTCCGCGTGGTCTACGTCCTCGGCGGGGGCTCGGCCGAGTCCCTGCCCCTGCGCTGCCTGCGGGACGCCTGCCGGGAGGTGCGGGCGGAGCTGGAGACGGTGCCCTTCGGCACCCTGGCGCTGGGCGACACGGGCCCCCTGGACTGCTTCTACAACGCCG ATGTGGCTGTGGTGGAAGTGAGCAACTCCTTGTGCCAGCCCACGCTCTTCTACCACCTCGGGGTGCGGGAGAGCTTCAGCATGACCAACAACGTCCTCCTGTGCTGCCACACTGACCTTCCGGACCTGCAGGCCCTCAAG GAGGATATCTGCCAGAAGAACTCC GACTGCTGCGGCACTTACACCTTCATCCCCTACGTGGTGACAGCCCAGAACAAAGTCCTGTGCTGTGATGCTAGCACCATGAAGTGCCTGACGGAGCTCTTCCAGCCCAGCTTCAATGTGGAGGCCTTCTTCACCCCCCTGGCGGGGCGTCTGGCCAAGCTGCTGGAGGGCACCCCCACCAACTCCTG CGGCTATTTCCGGGAGATGATCCGCCAGGACATCCGCAAGGCCCGGGAGATGTACAGCGGGGAGCAGCTGAGCCGGGAGCTGGCCAACATCCAGCAGCGCCTGGACAATGTGGAGCTCCTCAGCCTGGACATCGTCATGAACCTCCTCCTGTCCTATCGGGACGTGCAG GACTACGACGCCATCATCAGGCTGGTGGAGatgctccaggccctgcccacCTGCGACGTGGCCGAACAGCACAACATCCGCTTCCACTACACCTTCGCCCTCGAAAG GCGGAACCAGCCTGGGGACCGGGAGAAGGCGCTTTCCGTGCTCCTGCCGGTGGTGGAGAGGCGAGAAGGGGCGGCGCCCGACCTGTACTGCATGTGCGGCCGCATTTACAAGGACCTGTTCATCGGCTCCGGCTTCACGGACACGGAGAAAAGGGACCAGGCCTATTACTG GTACAGCAAAGCCTTTGACACGGAGCCGAGCCTCCACTCTGGGATTAACTCTGCTGTCCTGCTCATAGCAGCCGGGCACCAGTTTGAAACCTCCGTGGAGCTCCGGCAAATAG GCGTGAAGCTGAGCTGCCTTCTGGGCAATAAGGGCAGCGTGGAGAAGATGCAGTATTACTGGGATGTGGGCTTCTACCTGGGCTCCTGGATCCTGGCCAACGACCTCAGCAAAGTCATCCGGGCCTCGGAGAAGCTCTACAAGCTCAATGCCCCTGTCTG GTACCTGACCTCCGTCATGGAGACCTTCCTCTTGTACAAACACTTCAAGACCTGCCCGGAGATCAAGACGCCCAACCAGGAGCAGGCTGACTTCTGGATGGGCATCCTGCTGGCGTCCTGCCAGCCCTTCGTCTCCACGGAGTGCTGCCCG GTGCTGATTCTGGAGCTGACCAAagtcctgcagccagcccagctgaCGGTGCGCAATAGCGAGGCTGAAAAGTCGGTGACGCTGTGCCACATCTGCCCCCCAGAGGAG AGAGGGATCTCCAGCTGGACCTTTCCGGCTTCCTCCATCCGTGGAATCAG catctCCAAATGTGACGAGCGCTGCTGCTTCCTATACGTGCTGCACACGGCCGAGGATTTCCAGCTGTACTTCCCCACCCAGCACCACTGCCAATG GTTCTGCAAGCTGATTCACTCCTTCGTGGCCGAGCTGGCAGTGGGGGGCGAGGAGGCGGGCGACGGCCCAGACGAGGACCTGGAG TACGACTACGAATATACGGAGACGGGCGACAGGGTGATCCTGGGCAAGGGGACCTATGGGGTTGTCTACGCCGGGCGGGACCTCAGCAACCAGGTGCGCATCGCCATCAAGGAGATCCCGGAGCGGGACAGCAG GTACTCTCAGCCCCTGCACGAGGAGATCGCCCTGCACAAGCGTCTGCAACACCGGAACATCGTCCAGTACCTGGGCTCCATCAGCCAGGACGGCTTCATCAAGATCTTCATGGAGGAGGTGCCGGGAG GGAGCCTCTCGTCCCTCCTGCGCTCCAAGTGGGGCCCCCTGAAGGCCAACGAGCCCACCATCGTGTTCTACACCAGGCAGATCCTGGAGGGGCTGCAGTACCTGCATGACAACCAGATCGTCCACCGGGACATCAAG GGAGACAACGTCCTTATCAACACCTACAGCGGGGTGCTGAAGATCTCTGACTTCGGGACCTCCAAGAGGCTGGCTGGGATGAGCCCCAGCGCAGAGACCTTCACAG GCACCCTGCAGTACATGGCCCCAGAGATCATCGACCAGGGCCCCCGAGGCTATGGGAAGCCGGCTGATATCTGGTCCCTGGGCTGCACCGTCATCGAGATGGCCACGGGCCACCCCCCGTTCTATGAGCTGGGCTGCCCACAGGCCGCCATGTTCAAG GTGGGCATGTTCAAGATGCACCCCGAGGTGCCTGACTCCATGTCGGGGGCAGCCAAGGCCTTCATCCTCCAGTGCTTTGAGGTGGATCCGGATAAGCGGGCGCCCGCCGCAGCCCTGCTCCAGGAGCCCTTCCTGACAGCACCCAGCAGGAAGAAAGCCAGGAGCCAGGCTgtgccagctgcagagggaggcacaCCGGGGGCGG ccagctctcctgcctcTGAGTGGGCCCCTGCAGCAGAGGGGGCCAGCGAGGCCAggagcccccccctccccataaaGGCCCCCAGGACAGCTGCCAAGGCAGACAGCAGCTCGccagcccacagctccagcaAGGTGGCCCAGAGATGCAGCTACCTGGG GGCTGCCGAGGAGCCAGCTGGCTTGGATTGCAgtagctcccccacccccgaggaGAACGGCGGCATGTTCCTGCTGAAGAAAGACAGCGAGCGCAGGGCCACCCTGCACCAGATCCTGACGGAGGAGCAGCCCAGCATCGTGGCCGCCTTGGTGGAGGCCCAGAGCCAG GTGAAGCAGCTCCTACGGCAGCACCAGATCAAGCCGCACTGGATGTTCGCCCTGGACAACCTCATGGGCCAGGCCGTGCAGGCGGCTTTCACCATCCTTGTGACGG AACTCCGGGTGAAGCCGCAGCCTCCCCTGGGCAAAGCCCATGAAGGTGGCAGCGACGACGAGGCGGAGGAAGATCCGGAGGCGCAGGGGGCAGCTCCTCCCCCGAGCCAGCCCAGCGTGGGGACGGGCAGCTCTGGTATTAGCAGCGGCACCAGCACCGAGCTGGGCTTCCGTCCCCCCCCGGCGGACTCCCTGCCactcctgcagcagctcagccGCCTCCGCGTGGAGACGGGCAG GCTGCTGGAGGCGTTGCTGGAGAAGGAGCGAGAgtggcagaggcagctgcagagggcgctccgggcCGCGGAGCAGGATGCCAAGGCTCTGCAGGGATCCGAGCCCCGAG CCTTGGCCGCGCACCCCCGggggccccagcagggggcggtGGACGCCCTCCTCATTGCCTGGTTACAGAGCCACGGAGCGGATGAGGCTGCGACCGAGACG TTCCTGCAGCATGGCTTCACCCTGCCCGACCTGCTGACCTGCGCCACCCGCGATGACCTGCTTTACACCGGCATCAG AGGGGGGCTGGTGTGCAAGCTATGGGGAGCCATCCAGGAGCACCGGAAATCCCTGGCCAAGCAGGTGCAACGGGAAGCCGCGTGA